A genomic window from Pagrus major chromosome 23, Pma_NU_1.0 includes:
- the wfikkn2a gene encoding WAP, Kazal, immunoglobulin, Kunitz and NTR domain-containing protein 2: protein MWWMLFPRWIWFLLGQCYTILLYMDSCRVRAMPMPMSVAKVVYSHAGLCPNDLNPNLWVDAMSTCMRECESDQDCESFEKCCPNVCGNKSCVAARYIDIKGSKGPVGMPKGATCDKFMCSQQGSECDIWDGQPVCKCRDRCEREPHFTCASDGMTYYNKCYMDAEACTKGISISEVTCRYHLTWPNTSPIPAETTLHPTTALQTTLPADIQLPAIHSGPTQQAVFVGETASFLCEVSGKPRPEITWEKQLKGKENTIMRPNHVRGNVVVTNIGQLVIYNAQLQDAGIYTCTAKNVGGSVSSHFPLVVIRKEAKGKNAEGNSTNLPFPAEECLKSPDTDDCGEESMSWYYEPKRNNCFTFTYSQCNKNRNHFDTYETCMLSCGGELSAPCSLPSLQGPCKAYEPRWAYSSALKKCQSFVYGGCGGNENNFESKEACDEMCPFPKNHNCKICKPRGKMVTSFCKSDFVILGRVTELTEEQESGHALVMVEEILKDEKMGLRFFGKEPLEVTLLNMDWNCPCPNITTANGQLIIMGDVNNGMAVLQPDSFVGSSSTRKIRKLREIVHKKTCDFLKDFSAVQ, encoded by the exons ATGTGGTGGATGCTGTTTCCCCGATGGATTTGGTTTCTTCTGGGACAATGTTACACTATTCTCCTCTATATGGACAGCTGCCGTGTGAGAGCGATGCCCATGCCCATGTCCGTGGCAAAGGTGGTGTACTCTCACGCAGGTTTGTGCCCGAACGACCTGAACCCCAACCTGTGGGTGGATGCTATGAGCACCTGCATGCGCGAGTGTGAATCTGACCAG GACTGTGAGTCCTTCGAGAAGTGCTGCCCTAATGTCTGCGGTAACAAGAGCTGTGTGGCAGCACGCTACATAGACATCAAGGGCAGCAAGGGCCCTGTTGGAATGCCAAAGGGCGCCACCTGCGACAAGTTCATGTGCTCCCAGCAAGGGTCAGAGTGCGACATCTGGGACGGCCAGCCTGTTTGTAAGTGCCGGGACCGCTGTGAGAGAGAACCCCACTTCACCTGTGCATCTGACGGCATGACCTATTATAACAAGTGCTACATGGATGCAGAGGCCTGTACCAAGGGTATCTCAATCTCTGAGGTCACCTGCAG GTACCACCTGACCTGGCCAAACACCAGTCCAATCCCTGCGGAGACCACCTTACATCCCACCACTGCCCTCCAGACCACCCTGCCAGCTGACATCCAGCTCCCCGCCATACACAGCGGCCCCACCCAACAGGCTGTTTTCGTGGGTGAGACAGCTAGCTTCCTGTGTGAGGTGTCCGGGAAGCCACGTCCAGAAATCACCTGGGAGAAGCAACTGAAAGGCAAGGAGAACACCATAATGAGACCCAACCATGTCCGAGGGAACGTTGTGGTCACCAACATCGGCCAGCTGGTCATATACAATGCGCAACTTCAGGATGCCGGCATCTACACATGCACAGCCAAAAATGTTGGGGGGAGTGTTTCATCACACTTTCCCTTGGTAGTGATCAGAAAAGAAGCAAAAGGTAAGAATGCAGAGGGGAATAGCACCAACCTGCCATTTCCAGCTGAAGAGTGTCTTAAGAGTCCAGACACAGATGACTGTGGGGAGGAGAGCATGAGCTGGTACTATGAACCAAAGAGGAACAATTGCTTCACCTTCACTTACAGTCAGTGCAATAAAAACCGTAACCATTTCGACACCTACGAAACCTGCATGCTGTCATGCGGAGGAGAGCTGTCTGCTCCTTGCAGCCTACCAAGTCTCCAAGGGCCTTGCAAAGCCTATGAGCCTCGCTGGGCTTACAGCAGCGCCCTCAAAAAGTGTCAGTCCTTTGTCTACGGAGGCTGCGGTGGCAACGAGAACAACTTCGAGTCTAAAGAAGCCTGTGACGAGATGTGTCCCTTTCCGAAGAACCACAACTGCAAGATATGTAAACCTCGAGGCAAGATGGTCACCAGCTTCTGCAAGAGTGACTTCGTGATCCTCGGGCGTGTGactgagctgacagaggagcaggagtcCGGCCACGCTTTGGTGATGGTGGAGGAGATCTTGAAGGATGAGAAGATGGGTCTGAGGTTCTTTGGCAAAGAGCCCTTGGAGGTCACTCTCCTGAACATGGACTGGAACTGCCCCTGCCCCAATATCACCACAGCCAACGGGCAGCTCATCATCATGGGGGACGTCAACAACGGGATGGCCGTTCTGCAGCCCGACAGCTTCGTAGGCTCTTCAAGCACTCGTAAAATCAGGAAGCTTCGTGAGATCGTCCACAAGAAAACCTGCGATTTCCTGAAAGATTTCTCTGCCGTCCAGTAG